The Pseudomonas protegens genome contains the following window.
TGCTGGACAGCAGTGGCAGCACCGCCCTGGACAGCCAGCGCAACAACGGCCTGATCAACCTCGACGGCACCCCGACCAACCTGATCACCGGCCAGTTCAACAACTTGAGCAGCGTCGCCGACCGCAGCGATCAGTCGCGGGTGGAGATCGTCAGCGGCGGCACCGTGGACTTCCAGAGCGGCTCCATCACCCTGGCCACCGGTGGCCAGGTGGCGGTCAGCGCTGGCCAGCGCAGCCTGGTGCGCGACGGCGCGGTGATCGATGTGGCCGGCGCGGTCGGGGTCAAGGTGGCGATGGAGTCCAACACCATCAAGATCAACGTCCAGGGCAACGAGCAGCGCGACTCGGCGGGCAACCGCGACAGCGGCCAGTTGATCAACAACGACGTCTGGGTCGACCTGCGCGAGCTGGTGTTCGTCCCGGCCGGCACCAACGGCTACGCCACCGACCGCTGGTACACCGCCGGCGGCCTGCTGGAAGTGGGCGGCTACCTGGGCACCCAGGGCCACAACATTGGCGAGTGGATGGCCCAGGGCGGCACCCTGACCTTCACCGGCAAGGAGGTGGTGACCCAGTCCGGCGCCCAGTTGAACCTGTCCGGCGGCACCGTCGACGTGCAGGCCGGCTACATCCAGCAGACCTGGCTCAAGGGCGTCGACGGGCGCCTGTACGAGCTGTCCCGGGCCCCGGGGGACCTGCTCTACACCGGCATCTACAAGGGCTACGTGGACAGCAGCCCGCGCTGGGGCCGCACCGATTACTACTACAACCCGCTGATCGCCCAGCAGCGCCGCTACGAGGCCGGTTATACCGTGGGCCGCGACGCCGGCAAGCTGGTGATCGGCACCGGCAACGCGGTGCTTGAAGGCCAGCTGGTCAGCGAAGTGTTCAAGGGCGAACGCCAGACCCAGGCGCCCAACGTCAAGCTCGACGGCTACCAGCAGTCGCACAAGGCCGCGGCCCAGCGCGCGCAACTGATCATTGGCAACTACACGCCGATCTACAACAAGGCCACCGGCACCCTGGGCTATGCCCTGGGCCCCAGCACCGATCAGGTGCTGATCGCCGGCAATCAGCAGAAGATCGCCGACGGCCTGGACCTCACCACGGCCCTGCCGGCCAACCGTCAGGGCCAGCTGGTGCTCGACAGCGATCAGCTCAACGGCTTCCAGCTGGGAGCGATCAAGGTCGGTGCCAAGCAGCAGATCCAGGTCAACGGCGCGCTGCAGGTGGCCGACGGCGGCGACATCACCCTGTTCGGGCCGCAGGTGCAGCTCAACGCCAACCTCACCGCCCACGGTGGCAGCATCAACGCCGGCAACGTGCTGAACCAGGTGGATGTGAACCGCAACTTCGTGGTCGGCGATGTGATCCTCGCGCCCAGCGGCGGCGCCCAGGCCCGGGTCGAGGTGGCCGACGGGGTCAAGCTCGATACCAGCGGGCGCTGGAGCAACCTGGCCCTGGACCCATCGGACAGCAGCGGCCTGGCCTTTATCAACGGTGGCAAGGTGTCGCTGCGCAGCAGTGGCGATCTCAACCTGGGCAACGGCAGCCTGGTGAATGCCAGCTCCGGCGCCAGCCTTGGCTATGACGGCAAGGCCACGGGCGGCAAGGGCGGCGACGTGACCCTGGCGGCCGACGGCAAGCTCGACCTCAAGGGCGAGCTGCGCGGCTATGGAGTCAACGGCGGCGGCACCCTGGCCCTGCAGGCGCACAAGGTGCTGATCGGCGCCAAGGACGTGGCCCCGCAAGCCGGAACCTTGCAACTGGCGGGGGACTTCTTCAATAAGGGTTTCGGTGCCTACGACATCACCGGCAATGAAGGCCTGACGGTGGCCGACGGCGCCCAGGTCGAGGTCAAGATGCCGGTCTACCGCTTCGCCGCCCAGGCTGGCAGCAGTGCCACTGGCAGCGATCCGGCCAGTGTTCTGCAGCCCTGGCTGCCGGACCTGTACCAGCAGGACGCGGCCAAGGGCGTGCTGACCCAGCGCCGCGGCGCCGGGCTGACCCTGAGCGCCGGCAATCAGTACTCCACGGCTGCCCAGCTGGCCAGCACCGCGTTGAGCGTGGGGCAGGGTGCGGTGATCAGTGTCGACCCGGGGCAGGCCATCAACCTGCGCAGCGTCGGTCAACTGACGATGAACGGCACCCTCAATGCCTGGGGCGGCAGTGTCAGCCTCAGTGGTTTGACCGTGGCCAGTTCCGAGGCGGCCAATGCCGCCGGCCACGGGCGTTCGATCTGGGTCGGCGAGCAGGCAGTGATTGACGTGGCGGCGCGGGCGCTGAGCGCGGTGGACAACCGCGGGCGCCTTTACGGCCAAGTGCGCAATGGCGGCAAGATCGCCATCGGCGGCGAGATCGACCTGGCCACCGGCATCGCCAAGGCCAGCGACCTGTTCGTGGTGGTGCGTGACGGCGCGCGCCTGGACGCTTCCGGCACCCAGGCGGCCCTGGACATCCCCGGCCAGGGCCGGGTGCAGGTGGCCAGCAACGGCGGCAGCATCAGCTTGGCTTCCAACAACGGCCTGTACCTGGACGGCAGTTTCGTCGCCCGGGCCGGCGGCGCGGGCGCGGCGGGGGGCAGTTTGTCCCTGGCCCTGGAAAGCCCGTATTACATCAAGAACGCGGTCAACGACCGGGTGCTCAAGGCCCGGGAGCTGGTGCTCAGCCAGATCCACCAGGGCAGTGGGCTACCGGCCAGCGCCGACGCCGCGGCCGCCAGCCTGGAGTACGGCCATGGGCGTCTCGGGGTGGATCAGGTCACGGCCGGCGGTTTCGACAACCTGGCGCTGCTGAGCAACGGCCTGCTGAGCTTCGACGGCGATGTGTCGCTGCACATGGGCCAGAGCCTGCGCCTGTACAGCGGCGCGCTGAACCTCAGCGAAAACGCCGCGGCCAACGCCCGGGTCAATCTGTCGGCGCCGTACCTGCTACTGGCGGGCATCCTCGCGCCGCTGGAAGCCAAGGACCAGTACCTGCGCCCGGTGTCCACCGGCACGCCGTCGCAGCGGGCCACCCAGGCCCAGTTCAACGCCAGCGCCAACCTGATCGATGTGCGCGGCAACGTGGTGTTCGGCAGCAAGGGCACCTTGCGCCAGGCCGACAACAGCCTGCTGAACGTCGAGCGCCGTGGCTTCGACCATGTGCAACTGACCAGCCAGGGCGATTTGCGCTTCCTCGCCGGGGCCGGCGCCGATGTGATCGCCAAGGGCATCAGCACCCAGTTGCTGACCCAGGGCGACATGACCCTGCGGGCGGCGCAGTTGTACCCGGCCACCGAGGTCGGAGCCCGGGTGATTGCCGGTTACCTCAACGACATCTCCGGCACCCGCATCAATTTCGACCCTAGCCGTACCCTGACCATCGGCCGTACCGGCAATGCCGAGGCGCCCGTGCCGTACTCGGCCTTCGGCCGCCTGCAACTGGGCGCGGCCAGCATCAAGCAGGGTGGGGTGGTGCGCGCGCCCCTGGGGCTGATCGAGATCGGCAACCTGGGCGCCAGCAAGGTCGAGTTGCTGCCCGGCAGCCTGACCTCGGTCAGCGGCAAGGGCCTGGTGCTGCCTTACGGCGGCACCGTCGACGGTCAGGTCTACAAGTACAACGGCAAGACCGTGACCTTCCTCGGCCAAGGTGCCCTGGTGAATGAGAACAGCGACCTGAGCGTCGGGGTGATCCTCGGCGGCCAGTCGGTGCAGGTGCAATCCGATGCCACCGTGGACCTGTCCGGTGGCGGCGAGCTGCTGGGGGCCGGGTTCATCTCCGGGCGCGGCGGTTCCACCGATGCGCGCTACAGCCCGCTGGTGCAGATCGGCGCCAACGGCAGTTTCATCCTGCCGGGCCTGGGCACTAACCCGATCTACGCCATCGTGCCCGGGGCCCAGCCGGGCTATGCGCCGGTGGCCCCGGAAGGCGGCGCGGTGGACCCGCTGATCGGCCAGCAGATCACCATCGGCAGTGGCGTGCCGGGGCTGGCGGCGGGCACCTACACCCTGATGCCGTCCACCTATGCGCTGATGCCGGGGGCCTTTCGCGTCGAGATCAACGGCCTGGCCGGGCTTGGCAGCGAAGGCGCGGCCCAGCAGCTGCGCAATGGCTCCTGGTCCACCGCCGGGCGCCTGTCGATCGCCAACACCGGGATCAGCAACAGCGTGGCCAGCCAGTTGATCCTGACTTCGGCCGATACCCTGCGGCGTTATTCCCAGTACAACGAAACCGGCTACGCCCAGTTCGCCCTGGCCGATGCGGCGCGCCTCGGGGTGCCCCGGCCGATGCTGCCGGTGGACGCCAAGACCCTGAAGCTGGCGCTGCAAGCGGGGGCCGGGGCGGAGGCTTTCTCGTTCCGCGGCATCGGTCGTTTCGACGCCGCCCAGGGCGGCTACGGCGGCACCGTGGCGATCCTCAACATGGGCAGCGGCGGCATCGAAGTGGTGACCAGCGGCAAGTCGGCCACCAGCGGCTTCAGTGGCGTCACCCTGGACGCGGACAGCCTCAATAACCTGGGCGCGGCGCGGCTGATGCTCGGTGGCCTGACGCTGGTCAAATACGGCCAGGGCGGCAACTACATCACCCTGGCCGAAGGCATCAACACGCCCAAGGGCTCCATCACCTTGCGCGAAGGCGTGACCCTGGCCGCGCCGGAAGTGTTCCTGGTGAGCAACAGCGGCGAGATCGTCCTGGAGCAGGGCGCCTCGATCAACACCCTGGGGCGCGGCAAGGCCAGCTATGACGCCCGGGACGGCTTCACCTACCAGGTGGCCAATATGCTGGCGGTGTCCAATGGCCTGCTCAATGTCATCAGCAAGGTCCAGGCCGGTGGGCAAAGCAGCGGCGGCATCCGGGTCGGCTCCTGCGCCAGCGCGCCCTGCAGCGGGCAGACCGCGCTGTATTCCGAAGGCAGCATCGTTGCCCTGACCGACAACACCTTCGAACTGGGCGATCAGGTGCGCTACGGCACCCGCCACCTGAACCTGGGCCTGAACGCCATCAACGTCGGCAGCCCCGAAGCCCTGGCGGCCGCGGCGGCGGGCAACCGCCTGCCCAGTGGCATGACCCTGACCCAGCAGGTACTGGACCGTCTGCTGCGCGGCGACACCCAGTTCGGCGCGCCGGCCCTGGAGACCCTGCAGCTCTCGGCGCGGGACGGTTTCAACTTCTACGGCAGCGCCACCCTGGACACCTACGACCCGCTGACCGGCAAGTCGCTGCTGAGCAACCTGATGCTCTCCACCCCGGCGATCTACGGCGCGGGCGGGGCCAATGACGTGGCCCGCATCCACACCGCCAACCTGATCTGGCAGGGCGCCGTGACCCCGGCCGGAGCGGTGGTGACCGGTGGCGCCGGGACCGGCAGCGGGCGCCTTGCGATCGACGCCGAGCGCATCGAGTTCGGCTACGGCGCCTTCGCCCAGCCCAGCACCACCCAGAGCTTCGACCGCCTGGCCCTGGGCTTTGCCAACGTCAACCTGAATGCCAGCCAGCGCATCACCGCCAACCACAAGGGCAGCCTGGCGGTCTACCAGAGCCAGGGCGCCTTCGACCCGCTCAGCGGCTTTGCCTACAGCGGCGGCAACCTGAATATCCTCACCCCGCTGATGACCGGCGAGGCCGGCTCGGTGAACCGCATCACTGCCGGTGGCGTCATCGATATCAGCGCCTCGGCCGGGCCCCGTGGCGCGGCCAATGGCCAGGGCGCGGAACTGTCCCTGCAGGGCGACAGCATCCGCCTGGCCAGCGCCGTGGTCCTGCCCAGCGGCAAGGTGACCCTGGGCGCCCGGGGCGATGTCAGCCTGACCGACGCAGCGCTGATCGACGTGGCGGGCCGCACCATTGCCTTCAATGATCTGAGCCAATACGGCGCCGGTGGCGAAGTGCTGCTGCAAAGCCGCAACGGCAACGTGCTGCAGGCGGCCGGCTCGACCATCGATCTTTCGGCCAGCCACAACCAGGCCGGCAAGCTGCGGGCGGTGGCGCTGGACAGCGCGGCCGGGCGGGTCGATCTGGCGGGCCGCATCCTCGGCGGCAGCAGTGGCCAGTACGATGCCGGCGGCACCCTGGTGCCGTTCCTCGGCGCCACGGTGGAAATCCAGGCCCAGCACCTGGGCAGCAGCGGCAGCCTGGACGAGCAGTTCGCCGCCCTCAACCAGCGCCTGAACCAGGGTCAGGTCTTTGGCGCCCGCAGCTTCCAGCTCAAGCAGGGCGACCTGACCATCGGCGACGGGGTCAAGGCCAGCAGCGTCAACGTCTCGCTGGACCACGGCAGCCTGCGGGTCACCGGGCGGGTGGACGCCAGCGGCGCGCGGGTCGGCAGCATCAACCTGGCGGCCAGCCAGGGCCTGACCCTGGACAGCGGCGCGCTGCTGGACGCCCACGGCAGCACGCTGCGGGTCGACAGCTACGGCAAGATCATCGATTCGCCGAACCGCGCCAGCGTGGTCCTGAGCTCGGGCCAGGGCCGCCTGACCCTGGCCGACGGCGCGCGCATCGACCTGCGCCACGGCACCGATGTGGCGTCGGGCAGCGCCCCGGGGCAGAACGACGGCCGCAGCCGCGGCACCCTGGAGCTGAACGCGCCGCGCATCGTCCAGGCGGACCAGAGCAGCAACGACATCGACATCGAGGCCCGTGGCCGCCTGGATATCCAGGGCGCGCGCTCGATCGCGGTCAACGGCATGATCAGCTACGACGATGCCACGGAAAAAACCGACGCCACCGCCAGCGGGCGTCCTTACCAGGAGATCACCCAGGCCTACCTGGATGCCAAGCACCTGCAGAGCACTGCCTTTATCAACGCTGCGCTGCAGAACAACGACCTGCTGCACAACAAGCTGGCCGGCCTGAACAACGCCACCTACGCCGATGCCTTGCACTTGCGGCCCGGGGTGCAGATCGTCAGCAAGACCGCCGACGGCGACCTGGTGGTGCAGGGCGACCTGGACCTGTCCGGCTACCGGTACGCCAGCTTGAACCCCCACACCCGGAAGGACGACAACGTCTACGGCTCCGGTGAAGTGGGCAGCCTGACCCTGCGCGCCGGCGGCGACCTGAACGTCTACGGCAGCATCAACGACGGTTTCGCGCCGCCGCCGGGCACCGATGACGACAATGGCTGGATCCTGCGGGCCGGCATCGACTTCACCGGTGGCGATATCGTGATTCCGGGGGGCGGCCTGTCCCTGGCCGACGGCACCCTGTTCCCCGGGGGCAGCACCCTCAACTACGACTTGCCGATCAAGGCCCTGACCTTGCCGCAGGGCACGCGCCTGCCAGTGGCGGCGACCCTCAGCGAGAGCCTGGTGCTGCCGGCGGGCACGGTGCTGGCCGCCGCGGTGCGCGACAGCAACGGTACGCTGCTGTTCGCCGCCGGCACCCTGTTGAACCAGAGCCTGACCCTGAGCCCGGGCAGCGTGCTGGAGGCCGGCACCCTGCTGACCGCCAATACCGCGGTGAAAGCCCTGACCTGGCCCAAGGGCGTGCCCCTGCCGGGCGTTGCCGGGGCGCGTAACCTGGTGGTGCTCGACGGTGGCAAAGACCTGTCCCGTGGGGCGCTGATTCCGTCGGGCACCGATATCAAGCTGCCGGGCGGGGTGGCCTCGGTGCTGTTGCGGCCGGAAAACGGCGGGCGCCAGGGCAAGCTCTTGGCCATCGCGCCGATGCTGACAGAGGGCGCACAGTCCTGGTCCCTGCGCCTGGTGGCCGGGGCCGACACCGAGGCGGCCGACAGCCGCGTGCTGCAGAGCCAGCCCACGGCGGGCAACCTGCACCTGGCGGACAGCCATTACGGGATGTTTGGCCAGGCGCAGTATGTCTGGACCGAAGAGGGCTCCCTGGACTTCTTCGGCGACGACAGCATGGTCGGCCAGCCGATCGACTTCGTAGGGCTCGGTGACCCTGCGCTGTGCGACAACACCCCCAGCTACTGCGCCGTTGGCGATTCCCACACCCTGGTGCCCAGCAGCATCCGCTTCAGCGTCGTGCGCACCGGCGCCGCCGACCTCGACCTGCTGGCGGCCGGCAACCTGAGCATGGATTCGCTGTTCGGCGTGTACACCGCCGGCACCTCCTCCAGTGCCACCTCGGCCAGCGATCCCTACAACCTGGCGCGGGGAGGCAACGGCCAGAAAGTGCTGAACAACGTCGCCGGCGGCTACGAGTCCCTGGTGGAC
Protein-coding sequences here:
- a CDS encoding filamentous haemagglutinin family protein codes for the protein MVRCKPPVKSPALRLDGELPSLRLKPLAQAIALLMVAGSAHGATAFSSGWFADKGASQAATAARTNGQVPGIPPLSQQTRVNQQLQRSLSNLNASVAAIAAQQAAQAAARQAAFGTVSTIPDGLGEGGLKVDNSLTQGWLNAKGPVQSQSGGKTTVTIEQTADKAILNWETFNVGRNTTVDFQQQSNWALLNKVNDPNGRPSEIQGQIKGAGTVMIMNRNGVIFSGTSQVNVRNLVAAAATISDEQFTQRGLYVDANGTQPTFTDALGKVQVQRGALIQTHPAASSTESGGYALLLGSEVENAGTIVTAKGQTTLAAGDSFYIRRGVGTSGNQHSTTRGNEVATSLKAGSSAGKVSNSGLIMAATGDITLTGHQVQQNGVALASTSVDTRGTIHLLNAASDSSGSVTLGQGSTTAILLDSSGSTALDSQRNNGLINLDGTPTNLITGQFNNLSSVADRSDQSRVEIVSGGTVDFQSGSITLATGGQVAVSAGQRSLVRDGAVIDVAGAVGVKVAMESNTIKINVQGNEQRDSAGNRDSGQLINNDVWVDLRELVFVPAGTNGYATDRWYTAGGLLEVGGYLGTQGHNIGEWMAQGGTLTFTGKEVVTQSGAQLNLSGGTVDVQAGYIQQTWLKGVDGRLYELSRAPGDLLYTGIYKGYVDSSPRWGRTDYYYNPLIAQQRRYEAGYTVGRDAGKLVIGTGNAVLEGQLVSEVFKGERQTQAPNVKLDGYQQSHKAAAQRAQLIIGNYTPIYNKATGTLGYALGPSTDQVLIAGNQQKIADGLDLTTALPANRQGQLVLDSDQLNGFQLGAIKVGAKQQIQVNGALQVADGGDITLFGPQVQLNANLTAHGGSINAGNVLNQVDVNRNFVVGDVILAPSGGAQARVEVADGVKLDTSGRWSNLALDPSDSSGLAFINGGKVSLRSSGDLNLGNGSLVNASSGASLGYDGKATGGKGGDVTLAADGKLDLKGELRGYGVNGGGTLALQAHKVLIGAKDVAPQAGTLQLAGDFFNKGFGAYDITGNEGLTVADGAQVEVKMPVYRFAAQAGSSATGSDPASVLQPWLPDLYQQDAAKGVLTQRRGAGLTLSAGNQYSTAAQLASTALSVGQGAVISVDPGQAINLRSVGQLTMNGTLNAWGGSVSLSGLTVASSEAANAAGHGRSIWVGEQAVIDVAARALSAVDNRGRLYGQVRNGGKIAIGGEIDLATGIAKASDLFVVVRDGARLDASGTQAALDIPGQGRVQVASNGGSISLASNNGLYLDGSFVARAGGAGAAGGSLSLALESPYYIKNAVNDRVLKARELVLSQIHQGSGLPASADAAAASLEYGHGRLGVDQVTAGGFDNLALLSNGLLSFDGDVSLHMGQSLRLYSGALNLSENAAANARVNLSAPYLLLAGILAPLEAKDQYLRPVSTGTPSQRATQAQFNASANLIDVRGNVVFGSKGTLRQADNSLLNVERRGFDHVQLTSQGDLRFLAGAGADVIAKGISTQLLTQGDMTLRAAQLYPATEVGARVIAGYLNDISGTRINFDPSRTLTIGRTGNAEAPVPYSAFGRLQLGAASIKQGGVVRAPLGLIEIGNLGASKVELLPGSLTSVSGKGLVLPYGGTVDGQVYKYNGKTVTFLGQGALVNENSDLSVGVILGGQSVQVQSDATVDLSGGGELLGAGFISGRGGSTDARYSPLVQIGANGSFILPGLGTNPIYAIVPGAQPGYAPVAPEGGAVDPLIGQQITIGSGVPGLAAGTYTLMPSTYALMPGAFRVEINGLAGLGSEGAAQQLRNGSWSTAGRLSIANTGISNSVASQLILTSADTLRRYSQYNETGYAQFALADAARLGVPRPMLPVDAKTLKLALQAGAGAEAFSFRGIGRFDAAQGGYGGTVAILNMGSGGIEVVTSGKSATSGFSGVTLDADSLNNLGAARLMLGGLTLVKYGQGGNYITLAEGINTPKGSITLREGVTLAAPEVFLVSNSGEIVLEQGASINTLGRGKASYDARDGFTYQVANMLAVSNGLLNVISKVQAGGQSSGGIRVGSCASAPCSGQTALYSEGSIVALTDNTFELGDQVRYGTRHLNLGLNAINVGSPEALAAAAAGNRLPSGMTLTQQVLDRLLRGDTQFGAPALETLQLSARDGFNFYGSATLDTYDPLTGKSLLSNLMLSTPAIYGAGGANDVARIHTANLIWQGAVTPAGAVVTGGAGTGSGRLAIDAERIEFGYGAFAQPSTTQSFDRLALGFANVNLNASQRITANHKGSLAVYQSQGAFDPLSGFAYSGGNLNILTPLMTGEAGSVNRITAGGVIDISASAGPRGAANGQGAELSLQGDSIRLASAVVLPSGKVTLGARGDVSLTDAALIDVAGRTIAFNDLSQYGAGGEVLLQSRNGNVLQAAGSTIDLSASHNQAGKLRAVALDSAAGRVDLAGRILGGSSGQYDAGGTLVPFLGATVEIQAQHLGSSGSLDEQFAALNQRLNQGQVFGARSFQLKQGDLTIGDGVKASSVNVSLDHGSLRVTGRVDASGARVGSINLAASQGLTLDSGALLDAHGSTLRVDSYGKIIDSPNRASVVLSSGQGRLTLADGARIDLRHGTDVASGSAPGQNDGRSRGTLELNAPRIVQADQSSNDIDIEARGRLDIQGARSIAVNGMISYDDATEKTDATASGRPYQEITQAYLDAKHLQSTAFINAALQNNDLLHNKLAGLNNATYADALHLRPGVQIVSKTADGDLVVQGDLDLSGYRYASLNPHTRKDDNVYGSGEVGSLTLRAGGDLNVYGSINDGFAPPPGTDDDNGWILRAGIDFTGGDIVIPGGGLSLADGTLFPGGSTLNYDLPIKALTLPQGTRLPVAATLSESLVLPAGTVLAAAVRDSNGTLLFAAGTLLNQSLTLSPGSVLEAGTLLTANTAVKALTWPKGVPLPGVAGARNLVVLDGGKDLSRGALIPSGTDIKLPGGVASVLLRPENGGRQGKLLAIAPMLTEGAQSWSLRLVAGADTEAADSRVLQSQPTAGNLHLADSHYGMFGQAQYVWTEEGSLDFFGDDSMVGQPIDFVGLGDPALCDNTPSYCAVGDSHTLVPSSIRFSVVRTGAADLDLLAAGNLSMDSLFGVYTAGTSSSATSASDPYNLARGGNGQKVLNNVAGGYESLVDGGAGSVYRAWYPDGGGNLRIKVGANLGGNIVTLPNQLPPGRPVAGDTGNDSSNVGNWLWRQGNDLSGGVARNTAWWINFGTYTANSAGGADQMVGFTGFGTLGGGNLEVEVGGDAGALAPMAAPVYASYVNPRSTGLILAVGSTGRVAADGSRQVTGGGDLTLRVGGQVNPYSQVGFGVFNGALVDLRGHAQLSSAALGSLDLHYGAQAADQSRSETRAFEPQRATLAVAAGGMTLMPGDATFSLSTRGDLVLQTVADPGRAPLANGWAYQGANGATGIGQSWFSLWTERSAIDLFSAGGNLTPLTRGTETDMATVYPPTLRAVAASGSLYYGQSSQYEAGAAVVPAALVLAPSLNGQLQLLAGDSIYGGELSVSRSSASAQALATPEHPAFMATSTTLAGIPLAASGNLSADGNRARGGVFPLFAFGPNTATNQWANPEPARFYAINGDLLGVSSGRVLTLTTASDPRLGQTYYEGGGAVWMQAGQDIVSSGTVLGGARGGNSTYGEYTFSGNLFVHHNPGDISIARAGRDILYSSFNVAGPGTLELTAGRNILMEDRVSVTSLGAVAAGDSRPGASIVMQAGFGANGPDFRRFVAAYLDPANLAQPGESLAGGKVAKTYDSELLGWLAERFGFVGDSAQARAYYAALPAEQQRVFARQVYFAELKAAGREYNQEGGVRQGSYARGRAAIAALFPSTDVAGNPISYKGDITLFGGAGVHTDFGGNIQMLTPGGHQTFGIEGTAPPASAGVITQGAGDIQLYSLGSILLGQSRIMTTFGGSIMGWSAAGDINAGRGSKTTVVYTPPKRVYDTWGNVSLSPSVPSTGAGIATLNPIPEVPAGDIDLIAPLGTIDAGEAGIRVSGNVNIAALRVVNAANIQTQGKSSGVPVSATVNTGAMTSASAAGSAASQAAEDAARSQQAAAKQGRASIVTVEVLGFGSEPVQRQREEASRAPGYNPDSPVQILGAGPLSDQARARLTDEERGQLTL